The Cloacibacterium caeni region TAAAAAAGTTAGACGCCTTAATTCAGGAAAGGAAAAATCCAAAGCCATCGAAGAGTTAAGGCAGGACTTTGATTTAGCAGTACTGCTGCATTGTACATCGATGGCAAGAAGCAGTTTTTATTACTATCAAAAACGCTTTCAAATGAAAGATAAATATGCGGAAATAAAAGAAATGATTAAGCAGATTTATCATCGTCATAAAGGAAGGTTGGGCTATAGAAGAATTACTTTGCTTTTGAAAGAAAAAGGAATTTTGATTAATCACAAAACTGTTTTACGACTTATGAAAATATTAGGTTTAAAGAGTATTATCCGAGTGAAGAAATATAAATCTTACAAGGGAGAGCAAGGGAAAATTGCGCCCAATGTTCTACAGAGGAATTTCAAATCGGACACTCCTAATCAGAAATGGGCAACCGATGTTACAGAGTTTAATGTATCGGGTAATAAACTTTACCTATCTCCAATCATCGATTTATTTAATGGTGAAATTGTCAGTTTTGACTTATCTGAAAGACCTGTGTTTAGCCAAATCATCAGAATGCTAAAGAAATCATTCAGAAAAGTAAAATCTACACAAAACATCATTCTACATTCTGATCAAGGTTGGCAATATCAAATGAAACATTACCAAAACTTGTTAAAAGAAAAAGGTATTATTCAAAGTATGTCCCGAAAAGGAAACTGTTTGGACAATGCGGTGATAGAAAACTTTTTTGGAACGATAAAATCAGAAATGTTTTATACCAGAAAGTTTGGTTCCATTCAGGAACTTAAGAAGGAAATAGTGAAGTACATTCACTATTACAACAATGATAGAATAAGACTCAATCTCAAAGGAAAGAGTCCGGTACAGTACCGAACTCTTTCCTTTGAAAATATTGTTTAATTTTGTCTAAACTTTTGGGTGCAGTCTATTTTCAGCGTGTTTTCTTGTTATTTATCAATCATGATATTGTTTTGAACTTCAATGGATTCTTCGTGAATCGCCTTGAAAACTTTTTCTATAAAATCTTTGCCCATTCCAGATTCTTCGGCTCTTGCAGAGGCATATTCTGCAATCACTTTCCAACGGTCTGGCTGGAAGATTGCGATATTATTCTCTTTCTTCAACGCTCCAATTTTTTCAGAAATTTTCATTCTGTTTGATAATAATTCTATTAATTGGAAGTCAATATCAGAAATTAAAGCTCTGTGTTTGCCCATTTCTTCATCAAATCCAGAAATATCTGAGTTTCTAATTTGTAGATTTCCTAACATTTCAGCCAAAACTTCTGGCGTAATTTGTTGAGCTGCATCACTCCAAGCTGCATCTGGATTGCAGTGAGATTCTATCATCGCTCCTTCGTAACCTACGTTAAATGCTTCCTGAGTAACATCCGAAAGCAAATCTCTTCTACCACAAATGTGAGAAGGGTCTACAAACATTGGAATATTCGGATATTGGTGTTTAAAATCTAATGCGATTTGCCAATTGGGTAAATTTCTATATTTTGTTTTTTGATAAGATGAAAATCCTCTGTGAATAACGCCTAAGTTTTTCACATCTTGACCTAAAAGTCTTTCTAAAGCACCAATCCAAAGTGCTAAATCTGGATTTACCGGATTTTTCACCAAAACAGGTTTATTGGTTCCCTTTAATGCCACAGCAATTTCTTGAACGGTAAATGGATTTACGGTAGAACGCGCTCCAATCCAAAGAATATCTACATCTGCTTCTAGAGCTGCATAAACGTGATGTGCATTGGCAACTTCGGTTGCTGTTTTAAAACCAAACTCGTCTTTTACTTTTTTTAGCCAATTAAGACCGATAACTCCTACTCCTTCGAAACCATTTGGTTTGGTTCTTGGCTTCCAAATTCCTGCTCTAAAAACGGGAACTTCTGCACCACTTTCTTTCAATCTTTGTGCAGTTTCCATCATTTGTGCTTCTGATTCTGCGCTACAAGGTCCTGCTATAATTAATGGTTTCGAGAACTCATTAATCCAATCGTTTTGTAAATCTTTTAAATTCATACTTCGTGATTCTTACAACTTTTATAAAATACAGAACACGCAAAAAGCGTGTTCAATTATGTTCTTTTTTGAAATATTTTTCAAATATAGAAAATTACGACTATTTGTTTTTATTTTTTTTCAATATTTTCTTGATTCAGAGCCTTTTCGATATATTTTTCTTTCAGAACATCATAAAAAGCTTTCTTGGTTACAAAATTACAAACCAAAGAAGCGAGAACTGCTCCCAATAATAGAAAAAAGATGATACTATGTCTGTCTGTCATTTCAAATATAATAATTGCGGAGGTAAATGGCGCTCTGGTAACTCCTGTAAGAAAAGCAGTCATCCCAATTAAAATCAATAAATTAGCATTATCTCCTGTTAATTGTAGCAATTGAGCAATCAACGCTCCAAAACTTGCTCCCGAGCTCAGTGAAGGGGCAAAAACACCTCCTGCTCCGCCAAAACTGAAAGTAGCAATTAAACCATTCATTCTCAAAAAAGGTAAATACCATTCTACCGATTTATCTGAGGTAAAAAGCAATCTTTCCATTAATTCTTTACCAGAGCCCATAACTTCGGTTCCGAAAAAATAGATGAAAGTTGCCACAAAAAATCCACAGAAAAAAACGATAAAAACTTGTTGATAATTTTTCTTAAATTTCTCAAAAAAACTCATCACTGCAATGATAATGCTACACATTTTACTTCCAAAATATCCAGCGACAATAGCCGTAATAAAAATTCCTACAAAAACCAGCCAACCAGAGTAATTGGTTTTAGGATAACCTAGATACAAGTAACTGCCACCAAAACCTTGCGCAGTGAGACCAGCGATGATAACTGCTACAAAAAGTGGAGATTTAATATACTTAATATGAGTTTTGGCTAATTCTTCAATCGCAAAAATAATTCCGCCAAGTGGCGTGTTAAAAGCTGCGGCTAAACCAGAAGCGGCTCCTGCAATCATTACATTTTTTTCGGAAATTGGAACCCACCATTTTGGCAATCTTTTATGAATTTCCACAAAAATAGAACCTGCAATTTGAATGGTTGGCCCTTCTCTTCCTGCAATTCCTCCACCAAAAACTTTTACGGCACTTGCTAAAATTTTGATGATGATTATTCTTAAACTCAAAAATCTTTTAACAAGATGATGTGTATTTGGTTTTGACAATTCTACTGAAGCCATGACTTGCGGAATTCCGCTTCCAGCAGAATATTTGGCAAAAGTTCTTACCAAAAACCAAGAAATGAAAAAACTCAAAGGCGTGATGATGAAAATATATAATTTATTCTGATGAAAAATTTCGTGAGACCACTTTTCTGAAAAGGTGAATATTTTACTGTACAAGAAAGCCACAAATCCAGTGATAAAAGATGCCAATAAAAAAGGTAAAAACTGTAGAAACTGCTTTTTGAGGGTAGAATTGGCATAAGTGGTTCTTTGGTATACATTTTTAAAATAAGAAAGTAGATTTCTTACAATAAAATTTTTCCGAATGGGAACCAGCAATCTTTTGTAATGAAAATTCATTGAATATTTTTTTACATGATTTGAAGCTTTAAAATTTATTTATACACTTCTACATTTGATTTATTAAGTCTTTTCTCAATCCATTTTTTCAGTTTTATTTGGTCTTCATCTGTAAGATTTTCTGATGATTGATAAATTAGTACAGGTTTTTCAACCAATGAATCACCTTGTGCAAAACTGAGTTCAGAAACATTTATCGCATTAATATTTGGAAACAAAACTTGAGCTTCTTTAAGCAACTGCATATTATCTTCTAAAGATGAAGTTTGACTTTTTAAAGCCAATAATTCTTTATCTCTTTCAGAATTTTTATTGATTTCATTAAGAATATCGTCTTTTAAAACTTCTAAATTTTGATAGTTATTAGCTTTAATAATAAGTTCGGTATTATTTAGACCAATTTCTGAAAGACTTTGGTTCATTTTTTTTATTTCATCTTGAGTAAAATTTCTCTTTAAGAAAGCCAATTCTATTTTTCGAGGATTGCTTAAAAAATTTATTTTTTTATAAACCAAAGTATTTCCTTTTTCTATAAATTCTTTTTCAATAAACTGGTCTGCTTTAATCCTAAATTCCTGTTCTTTATATAATGAATAGGCAAAATAAATACTTGGCAAAAGAACCAGTAAAGAAAGTAGAGTTATCAAATTTTGCACTCTTTTTCTTTCTTTTAAATCTACAAATTTAACCGATGGATATTTAAGAAATTTAACAATTAAAAATGTAGAAATCCCTATAAAAACACAATTAATTGTATAAAGAAATAATGCTCCAAAAAAGAACTTAAAATTACCTGTTGCCAAACCAAAACCTGCTGTACATAATGGTGGCATAAGAGCTGTAGCAATGGCAACCCCAGGAATAGGATTTCCTTTTTCCACTCTAGTTATTGCAATAACACCAGCTAAACCGCCAAAAAATGCAATAAGCACATCATAAATATTAGGAGATGTTCTGGCTAATAACTCAGATTGAGCTTCTTTGAAAGGACTAATATAAAAATAGATGGTAGAAACTAATAAACTCGCAATGGTAGCAATAAGTAAGTTTTTTAAAGATTTTTTCAGTAATTCAAAATCAAAAACGCCAAGTGCAAAACCAGCGCCTACAATAGGTCCCATCAAAGGAGAAATAAGCATGGCTCCAATCACCACTGCTGTAGAATTTACATTAAGACCTACAGATGCTACAAGAATCGCAGCCATTAGAATCCATAAATTAGAACCAGAAAAAGAAATATTATCTTTTACGTTTTCTAAAACTTTTTGTTTGTTTTCTTCTCCTTTGTGTAAATCTAATAGTCTAAACATGATATGGAATTTTTAACTTAAATCTAGCTTCATCAATTCATCTAAATCTTTTAAAACAGGATTAATTTCTACATATTTCTGGAAAATATCTCTTTTAGTCTCTTGTTTTTTGATGAGTTTTTTGTCTTCTCGGTAAGAAACTTCTATTTTGTAGTTATTGACTTTTCTCTTGAAATGATTAAAAAATTGCGCTTGAATTTTCTCGAACTCAGTTTTCACCAAATCTGAAGGATATAAAATTTCTACTACATTTTCTTCTTTTTTATGAAGTTTTGCTGTATTTACGGCAAAATAGGTGACTTGGTCTTTTATAAATAAATCATTTAGAAAAACTTGCCATTCTGTTTGTAAATCTTTTTCGGTGAAGTGATGGTCTGGTAAATCTTCTTCTTTTTTCTGAGGAGTGACAACTACTTCTTCTTCCTCTTTTTTATTGAGCGTAGCAAGAATGCTAAATTCTGAAACAATGGTTTTCTTAACAATTGGTTCAGTAATTTTTTGAACAGTTTTTGGAACAGATTCTTCTGTTTTTTTAGTTAACGGTAAAGTTTCTTGTGGTTTTTCTGAAGCTACCTTTGGTTTTTCGCTTTCCTTTTTACGAAATAGTGGCGCTAGAATTAAGAACTTTTTTTTTTATCATCACTTTTCGCAGCAGTAAGACTGGCCAACTGCATCAAAGCGATTTCTACCGTTAATCTTGGATTTTTAGAATTTTTGTAATTAATATCTGCGTGATTACAGATTTCTATAGCATCTATGAGTTGCTGAGCACTCCAATTTTTGCTCTGTTCAGAAAACTTCTGTTTCGTGTTCTCACCTACTTCTATTAGAGCAAGTGTAGAAGCATTCTGAGCCATCATTAAATCACGGAAATGACTTCCCAATCCACCAATAAATAAATGTGGGTCAAAACCTTTTTTAACAATATCATTGAAAGCGGTAAGGATTCCCGGAATGCTATTTTCTTTTGCGAAATCTACAATTTTCAAATATTGATCGTAATCTAGAATATTGAGAACTTCTGCAGCTTTAGCAAGCGTAATATTTTTTTGAGTAAAAGTGGTAAGTCTATCGAAGATAGAAAGTGCATCTCTTAGTGCTCCATCTGCTTTTTGAGCAATTAAAAACAATGCATCATCTTCATAATTTACACCTTCTTTTTCAGCAATTTTTCTAAGATGTTCCTGTATATCTTCAATAGTGATTCTTTTGAAATCATAAATCTGACATCTTGATAAAATGGTAGGAATTATCTTATGTTTTTCGGTAGTTGCTAAAATAAAAATAGCGTGAACTGGAGGTTCTTCTAATGTTTTAAGAAAAGCATTAAACGCCGCTGTAGACAGCATATGAACCTCGTCTATAATGTAAATTTTATATTTCCCAACTTGTGGAGCAAAACGAACTTGGTCTGTTAAATCTCTAATATCATCTACTGAGTTATTAGAAGCAGCATCTAATTCAAAGATATTATACGCAAATCCGTCTTCTGAGGTAGAACCATCTTTTTCGTTGATTTTTCTAGCCAAAATTCTAGCACAAGTCGTTTTTCCTACACCTCTTGGTCCGCAAAAAAGCAACGCTTGAGCCAACTGACTATTTTCTATGGCATGTTCTAAGGTATCTGTAACGTGAGATTGCCCTACAACAGTGTCAAACTCTTGCGGACGATATTTTCTTGCGGATACGATAAAATTTTCCATTGGTCAAAAATAGGGAAATAAATGAAATTTTAAAAATTAAAATGACAAAGTTTTTCAAAAAAAACCGCCGTAAAAAATACGACGGTTAGATTTTTATTTACAACATTGGAAATATTCGGTTTCACAATTTTTTCCTTGAGCGGAACATTCTTTCATACATTCTGTATTACAATTAGTCATAGAAACGGATTTCTTTTGAGAGGCAGAAATCATGGTTTCAATTTTATTTTGTCTGTCTTTTTCAATTTTTTCGGCAAACATAGAAGCTAATGTAGGAGCAATAACCAAAGAAACAATTGACATTAACTTAATTAAAATATTCATTGAAGGTCCAGAAGTATCTTTAAATGGATCACCTACTGTATCTCCTGTTACTGAAGCTTTGTGCATTTCAGAACCTTTGTAATAAGTTTCTCCATTTACATCTACTCCTTTTTCAAAAGATTTTTTCGCATTATCCCAAGCTCCACCAGCGTTATTTTGGAACATTCCAAGTAAAACTCCACTTGCGGTAGCTCCCGCTAAAAATCCTCCTAAAACTTCAGGCCCCCAAATAAAACCAACTAATAATGGAGTAACAATAGCGATAGAACCTGGTAATAACATTTTTTTGATAGAAGCATCCGTAGAAATCGCTACGCATTTATCATATTCTGGTTGCCCAGTTCCTTCTAAAATTCCTGGAATTTCTCTGAACTGTCTTCTTACTTCTTCTACCATTGCCATAGCCGCTTTTCCTACTGCATTAATAGCTAATGATGAGAAAATAAACGGAATCATTGCCCCAATAAAAAGCCCCGATAAAACATCTGCTTTATAAATATCAATACCATCAATTCCTGCAATTCCAACAAATGCTGCAAATAGCGCTAAAGCTGTAAGTGCTGCAGAAGCAATAGCAAATCCTTTTCCAGTAGCTGCAGTAGTGTTTCCTACAGCATCTAAAATATCTGTTTTTTCTCTTACACTTTTTGGCAATTCACTCATTTCTGCAATTCCACCTGCATTATCTGCAATTGGTCCGAAAGCATCAATCGCTAATTGCATGGCTGTAGTTGCCATCATTCCAGCAGCAGCAATAGCTACTCCATATAAACCTGCACAAAGATAAGAACCCCAAATTCCCGCAGAAAGTACAATCATTGGCAATAATGTAGATTCCATTCCCACAGAGAGTCCACCAATAATATTAGTTGCGTGTCCTGTAGAAGACTGTTTCACAATACTTGTTACAGGTCTTTTTCCCATTGCTGTGTAATATTCAGTAATGATAGACATCAATGTTCCAACTACTAAACCTACCATAATCGCTCCGAAAACACCCATTCTGGTAAACTCAAAACCTCTTAAAGACATATTTTCAGGAAGAATGAAATTCACCAAGAAATAAGAAGCAACCGCTGTTAGAATAATACTTCCCCAGTTCCCCATGTTTAATGCTTTTTGAACTTTAGCAGTGGTATCTTCTGTTTTATCTGAAATTTTAACAAAGAAAGTTCCTATAATAGAAAATACAATTCCAGTTCCTGCAATAAGCATTGGTAAAAGAATTGGAGCGAAACCACCATAATTATCTACCGATAAAGTTTCTCTACCCAAAACCATCGTTGCTAAAACAGTAGCCACATAAGAGCCAAATAAATCTGCTCCCATTCCTGCAACATCTCCCACATTATCTCCTACATTATCCGCAATCGTAGCTGGATTTCTAGGATCGTCTTCAGGAATACCTGCTTCTACTTTCCCTACTAAATCTGCACCTACATCTGCTGCTTTGGTATAAATACCACCACCAACTCTTGCAAATAAAGCAATAGATTCTGCTCCTAAAGAAAAACCAGTCAATATTTCGATGGCTCTTTCCATTTCGTGGGAATCTACACTGGCTTCTGGCGCAAAAATTTGTTTAATAATTAAGAATAAAGAACCTAAGCCTAAAACAGCAAGACCTGCAACTCCCATTCCCATTACAGAACCTCCAGTAAAAGAAACTTTAAGCGCTTGAGCTAATGAAGTTTTAGCCGCTTCTGCTGTTCTTACATTTGATTTCGTTGCGATTTTCATTCCTATATAACCTGCTGTTGCCGAAAAAACTGCTCCTACAGCAAATGCTACTCCTATACTCCAATGAGAATTAGCATTGCTAAATCCCATAATTCCCAATAATACACCTACCACAATTACAAAATAAGTAAGGATACGATATTCAGCTTTTAGAAAAGCCATCGCTCCATCTGCAATATGACCACTAATGGTTTTCATTCTGTCATTACCTGCTGGTTGCTTACTTACCCAAGAACTTTGAACGAAGGTATAAAGTAAGGCTATGACACCAAAAAGAGGTACCAAATAAAATAGTAAATTCATAGAATATTAATTTTTGTTAACAATTGATGGGACTAATATAGTAAAAACAATAACACAAAAAACAAATTTAGATTTAAGATTTTTTAAGTTATGATTTATATCGTAAAGTACCGAAAATAAAACAAAAAAATCTAGCGAATATTCGCTAGATTTTGTAAATTTACTCAAATTTCGGCTTTTACATAATGCCCCCAAATTTGTCAGAATAGTCTTTTTGTGAAGCTACAATTACTTCTTTAGCATGTTCAGCTCCGTATATTTCTTCTATTCTACAAGTTGCTTCTTCATAAGGAAGATTTTTATAAGTTAAGAAGTAATGTTTTAGTCTGAAAACTTCAGCTTGTGGCAATTCAGAAATATCTCTGATGTGACCATACACTTGATCTCCTACCATTACTGCTACGATTTTATCATCTGCTTCACCTTTGTCAATCATTTTAAAACCGCCAACTGGAATCGCATCCATCAATAAACCACCAGAGTGAATATTGTGTGAGCTTAACACTAAAATATCCAATGGATCGTGGTCACCTTCTGAAACATCTACTGCTCCTTCTCTAATCGCTAATTTTTTAACTTCTTCGTGGCAATACGTTCTAGGAATAAAACCGTACAATGCTGGAATAATATTCGAAAATTTCTGTGGTCTGTCTACTTTTAAATATCCACTTTTTTTGTCTACTTCATACTTAATTGTATCTGCTGGAACAATTTCTATGAAAGTAGTTACTACATTTGGAGCATCATCTCCTGCAGAAACTCCATGCCATGGATGTGCTTTAAAATTTGGAATCATAATATACTTGTTTCTAATTTTACAAAGTTAAGATAATAAAATGGCATCTTTTCTTAAATCTTCTATAGTGTTTGCTATAAAATCTTCGCCATTAACATAATTCATTAAAAATATGGTTTTGAAATCTTGTAAACTTGCAGTATTACTAAGACTTTCGTAAGTTTTTCTCATCAACTGAATCACATTATTCTTAGATGCAACAACATTCTCCCAAGAATTTCTAGAAATATACAATTGCTGAGAACTGTTATACTCAAATTCTTCTTTAATATTCTTTTCTAAAAGATAAATAAACTCATGAATCGCTAAGTCTTTATCAAACTTATTCACCAAATTCGATGGTTTTATTCTTTCTAAAAAAAGCGTCATTCTTTCGTAGGCTTGCATTTTCAAATCTCCATTTGCTTTTACCGCCAAAAGTTTTAACTCTTTGTTTTTCAGATTAATATAAGTAAAAACAAATTGTCTCAATAAAAAAATTATTGGGAACGCAATGATTAATGCAAAAGCATAAGGAAGCATGTTTTCAAAATTCATTTTACGAAAAATTGAGGGTGCAAAGATAGGAATAATTATTGTCTAATAAAATACGATTTAAGTAACTGAATCTTAGAGTTTTCTACGAAAGCGTAATTTTCTTCTGTCGCTCCAAAACGCCTATAAAATTCTGCAATTTCAGAAATATTACTTCCATGAAAGTTAAAATCTTTTTTCTCAATGTTTTTTCTGAAAATTTGGTCAAGAATAATAGACGATAGATTATACTTAGAAAATTTTTTATCATTAATAAAATTAACCAAAAAATCTTCTTTTTCAGATTCTATTAGATAAGCTTGTGAAGCTAATTTCCCATCAAAATACAATTCATATACTTTTAAAAGATTTTGACTCAAAAAGTTTTTCATATTTTCAAAAGCTCGCTTTTTCAAAGAAAAATTTGGAAAACCAATTACATTTTCAGTAAAAAAAGATTCAGAATGATTCAGATTTTCTGCTTCCGTAAATTTTATTTTATCCTGCAAAACATCTGTAATCCTTACGTTTCTTCTTCTGTGAATAGAATATTTCTTTTTGATACTTTCGTAATCTTCAGAAAATAATTTATAGTTTTTTCTAGTTTTTAAATGCGTTTTAAACTCATTTTTCGCATTAAAAGCATAGTAAAACACCTTATAATGTTGTTGAAAAAATGCTAAAAACGATTCATTCAATTCTGGAGTATCTTTTTCTGAAAAAATTCCTAACTGTTGAGTTTGCAAAGGCATTACCACAAAGTTAAAACTCCATTTTTTCGCTAAAGGAATGGGCATTACTGCTTCGTAATCATTATCAACAAGAATTTCCCAATTTTGATGAAGCAAAAGGTCTAAATATTTTTTTTTGGCAAAGAGAATGTATTGTTCAGAACGCTTTAAACAATTTTGATATTTCTGCCAATCTATTTCTTCATATTTCAGTCGCTTTATCATAATAAACCTGCTTCTGCAAAACTGTAAAATGAATTTTCGCCAATTATGATATGGTCTAGCAATTTAATGTCTAAAATTTCGCCAGCATTTTGAATATTTTTAGTCATTCTAATGTCTGCTTCGCTCGGTTTTAGAACACCAGTTGGATGATTATGCGCCACAATAATATTAGTGGAAAAATTCTCTAAAGCTTCTTTAAAGAGCACTCTAACATCTACATGAGTTGCAGAAATTCCGCCTTTTGAAATTTGAGTTTTTTTAATCAGTTGATTTTTCTGATTCAAGAAAATTACCCAAAACTCTTCTGTTCTGAGGTCGGAAAGATGTGGCAAAAGTATTTTATAAGCCTGTTCAGAACTTTTGATAATCAATTTTTCTGGAATTTCTTGTGATGCTTTTCTTCTGCCAATTTCCAGCGCTGTAGCAATAGAAATTGCTTTTGCTTCACCAATTCCTTTGAATTTCATCAAATCTTTTATGGAAAGTAAACTCAGATTTTGCCAATTATTGTCTACACTTTTCAAAATTTTCTGAGCGAGTTCTACCGCAGATTCTTCTGTATTTCCACTTCCTAAAATGATCGCCAATAATTCTGAATCTGAAAGTGCAGATTTACCCTTCAAAAGAAACTTTTCTCTTGGTCTATCATCTTCAGAAAGGAATTTTATTGACATTCTTTAGGTTAAGGTAAACTTTGTTCTTTTTACTTTTTACTTGGCTCTTTTATAAAATAAGTCCGTCTTTCATGACTAATTTTCTATCGGTACTTTCTGCCAATTCTTTATTGTGCGTTACAATCACAAAAGTCTGATTATATCTGTCTCTTAAATCAAAGAAAAGTTGATGCAGTGCATCTGCATTTTTGGAATCTAAATTTCCAGTGGGTTCGTCTGCAAAAATAATTTTCGGAGAATTGATTAAAGCTCTGGCTACGGCTACACGTTGCGCTTCACCACCAGAAAGTTCTTTGGGTTTATGCTGAATTCTATGTGCAATGTGTAATTCTTCGAACA contains the following coding sequences:
- a CDS encoding IS3 family transposase (programmed frameshift); this encodes MGKSKYSVDFKLKAIKRYHKGDIGTDDLGKRIGVCGSLVRKWIKFYELYGVSGLVRLSNTHYTKDFKLKILSVIEKENLSLKEASRRFNIPAESSILSWQRNYKKNGILGLENRPRGRPKTMSNYKRKKKKTGKPLTREEELLERIYYLEAENAILKKFRRLNSGKEKSKAIEELRQDFDLAVLLHCTSMARSSFYYYQKRFQMKDKYAEIKEMIKQIYHRHKGRLGYRRITLLLKEKGILINHKTVLRLMKILGLKSIIRVKKYKSYKGEQGKIAPNVLQRNFKSDTPNQKWATDVTEFNVSGNKLYLSPIIDLFNGEIVSFDLSERPVFSQIIRMLKKSFRKVKSTQNIILHSDQGWQYQMKHYQNLLKEKGIIQSMSRKGNCLDNAVIENFFGTIKSEMFYTRKFGSIQELKKEIVKYIHYYNNDRIRLNLKGKSPVQYRTLSFENIV
- a CDS encoding chorismate mutase — its product is MNLKDLQNDWINEFSKPLIIAGPCSAESEAQMMETAQRLKESGAEVPVFRAGIWKPRTKPNGFEGVGVIGLNWLKKVKDEFGFKTATEVANAHHVYAALEADVDILWIGARSTVNPFTVQEIAVALKGTNKPVLVKNPVNPDLALWIGALERLLGQDVKNLGVIHRGFSSYQKTKYRNLPNWQIALDFKHQYPNIPMFVDPSHICGRRDLLSDVTQEAFNVGYEGAMIESHCNPDAAWSDAAQQITPEVLAEMLGNLQIRNSDISGFDEEMGKHRALISDIDFQLIELLSNRMKISEKIGALKKENNIAIFQPDRWKVIAEYASARAEESGMGKDFIEKVFKAIHEESIEVQNNIMIDK
- a CDS encoding chloride channel protein, whose amino-acid sequence is MNFHYKRLLVPIRKNFIVRNLLSYFKNVYQRTTYANSTLKKQFLQFLPFLLASFITGFVAFLYSKIFTFSEKWSHEIFHQNKLYIFIITPLSFFISWFLVRTFAKYSAGSGIPQVMASVELSKPNTHHLVKRFLSLRIIIIKILASAVKVFGGGIAGREGPTIQIAGSIFVEIHKRLPKWWVPISEKNVMIAGAASGLAAAFNTPLGGIIFAIEELAKTHIKYIKSPLFVAVIIAGLTAQGFGGSYLYLGYPKTNYSGWLVFVGIFITAIVAGYFGSKMCSIIIAVMSFFEKFKKNYQQVFIVFFCGFFVATFIYFFGTEVMGSGKELMERLLFTSDKSVEWYLPFLRMNGLIATFSFGGAGGVFAPSLSSGASFGALIAQLLQLTGDNANLLILIGMTAFLTGVTRAPFTSAIIIFEMTDRHSIIFFLLLGAVLASLVCNFVTKKAFYDVLKEKYIEKALNQENIEKK
- a CDS encoding TIGR00341 family protein — protein: MFRLLDLHKGEENKQKVLENVKDNISFSGSNLWILMAAILVASVGLNVNSTAVVIGAMLISPLMGPIVGAGFALGVFDFELLKKSLKNLLIATIASLLVSTIYFYISPFKEAQSELLARTSPNIYDVLIAFFGGLAGVIAITRVEKGNPIPGVAIATALMPPLCTAGFGLATGNFKFFFGALFLYTINCVFIGISTFLIVKFLKYPSVKFVDLKERKRVQNLITLLSLLVLLPSIYFAYSLYKEQEFRIKADQFIEKEFIEKGNTLVYKKINFLSNPRKIELAFLKRNFTQDEIKKMNQSLSEIGLNNTELIIKANNYQNLEVLKDDILNEINKNSERDKELLALKSQTSSLEDNMQLLKEAQVLFPNINAINVSELSFAQGDSLVEKPVLIYQSSENLTDEDQIKLKKWIEKRLNKSNVEVYK
- the dnaX gene encoding DNA polymerase III subunit gamma/tau; translated protein: MENFIVSARKYRPQEFDTVVGQSHVTDTLEHAIENSQLAQALLFCGPRGVGKTTCARILARKINEKDGSTSEDGFAYNIFELDAASNNSVDDIRDLTDQVRFAPQVGKYKIYIIDEVHMLSTAAFNAFLKTLEEPPVHAIFILATTEKHKIIPTILSRCQIYDFKRITIEDIQEHLRKIAEKEGVNYEDDALFLIAQKADGALRDALSIFDRLTTFTQKNITLAKAAEVLNILDYDQYLKIVDFAKENSIPGILTAFNDIVKKGFDPHLFIGGLGSHFRDLMMAQNASTLALIEVGENTKQKFSEQSKNWSAQQLIDAIEICNHADINYKNSKNPRLTVEIALMQLASLTAAKSDDKKKSS
- a CDS encoding sodium-translocating pyrophosphatase, translating into MNLLFYLVPLFGVIALLYTFVQSSWVSKQPAGNDRMKTISGHIADGAMAFLKAEYRILTYFVIVVGVLLGIMGFSNANSHWSIGVAFAVGAVFSATAGYIGMKIATKSNVRTAEAAKTSLAQALKVSFTGGSVMGMGVAGLAVLGLGSLFLIIKQIFAPEASVDSHEMERAIEILTGFSLGAESIALFARVGGGIYTKAADVGADLVGKVEAGIPEDDPRNPATIADNVGDNVGDVAGMGADLFGSYVATVLATMVLGRETLSVDNYGGFAPILLPMLIAGTGIVFSIIGTFFVKISDKTEDTTAKVQKALNMGNWGSIILTAVASYFLVNFILPENMSLRGFEFTRMGVFGAIMVGLVVGTLMSIITEYYTAMGKRPVTSIVKQSSTGHATNIIGGLSVGMESTLLPMIVLSAGIWGSYLCAGLYGVAIAAAGMMATTAMQLAIDAFGPIADNAGGIAEMSELPKSVREKTDILDAVGNTTAATGKGFAIASAALTALALFAAFVGIAGIDGIDIYKADVLSGLFIGAMIPFIFSSLAINAVGKAAMAMVEEVRRQFREIPGILEGTGQPEYDKCVAISTDASIKKMLLPGSIAIVTPLLVGFIWGPEVLGGFLAGATASGVLLGMFQNNAGGAWDNAKKSFEKGVDVNGETYYKGSEMHKASVTGDTVGDPFKDTSGPSMNILIKLMSIVSLVIAPTLASMFAEKIEKDRQNKIETMISASQKKSVSMTNCNTECMKECSAQGKNCETEYFQCCK
- a CDS encoding inorganic pyrophosphatase; protein product: MIPNFKAHPWHGVSAGDDAPNVVTTFIEIVPADTIKYEVDKKSGYLKVDRPQKFSNIIPALYGFIPRTYCHEEVKKLAIREGAVDVSEGDHDPLDILVLSSHNIHSGGLLMDAIPVGGFKMIDKGEADDKIVAVMVGDQVYGHIRDISELPQAEVFRLKHYFLTYKNLPYEEATCRIEEIYGAEHAKEVIVASQKDYSDKFGGIM
- the radC gene encoding RadC family protein is translated as MSIKFLSEDDRPREKFLLKGKSALSDSELLAIILGSGNTEESAVELAQKILKSVDNNWQNLSLLSIKDLMKFKGIGEAKAISIATALEIGRRKASQEIPEKLIIKSSEQAYKILLPHLSDLRTEEFWVIFLNQKNQLIKKTQISKGGISATHVDVRVLFKEALENFSTNIIVAHNHPTGVLKPSEADIRMTKNIQNAGEILDIKLLDHIIIGENSFYSFAEAGLL